Proteins encoded within one genomic window of Eurosta solidaginis isolate ZX-2024a chromosome 1, ASM4086904v1, whole genome shotgun sequence:
- the LOC137250322 gene encoding nose resistant to fluoxetine protein 6 produces MFLVVFAHTNWIIYEGSISNPQNNEQLLHTVAGTLLISGGLITITFFVFSGLLLTINWISFTKLKDEMNTKEYLLTFIKFNVFRYLRLTVPYAFVILLSGVYFENHGGPLWRHIMEREQLACRKNWWANLLYINNYYRNNEKCMLQSWYLGADTFSFMISLIVLMTAHKWPHLRNWIYSCVAGIFFALPGFIAYFGNYDPFFVPAPQTQKDSFIDDREFSELYAPVYMNFACYFCGVLAAIVYDEISSQQYKLYKNKLFQCFWYALIPLGILWLFSSHPIYQNYYDEHSHFWRSIYAALHRNTWGLGLGIFVVGIACKVGGLFRKFACLPIFRVLGRLTYGAFMIHVFVSRIMLGTLRTPLFFGPEIMFSFILSTLVLSYLLSLMLAVLVELPTSALLKLIR; encoded by the exons atgtttttggtcGTTTTTGCGCATACAAATTGGATCATATATGAAGGTTCTATAAGTAATCCACAAAATAATGAACAACTACTGCATACAGTCGCTGGCACATTACTAATATCAGGCGGTTTGATAACAATCACGTTCTTTGTATTTAGCGGTTTATTGTTGACAATTAATTGGATATCATTTACAAAGTTGAAGGATGAGATGAATACAAAAGAGTACTTGTTGACTTTTATTAAGTTTAATGTATTTCGTTATTTGCG CTTAACTGTACCTTATGCATTTGTTATCTTGTTGAGTGGTGTATATTTTGAAAATCATGGCGGTCCACTTTGGCGACATATTATGGAACGTGAACAGCTTGCTTGTCGCAAAAATTGGTGGGCCAATTTGTTGTATATCAACAATTATTATCGTAATAATGAAAAG TGTATGCTACAAAGTTGGTATTTGGGAGCCGACACCTTTTCGTTTATGATCTCTTTGATCGTCTTAATGACAGCACACAA GTGGCCTCATCTACGAAATTGGATTTATAGCTGCGTTGCTGGCATCTTTTTTGCTCTACCCGGTTTTATAGCCTACTTTGGCAATTATGATCCCTTTTTTGTACCTGCACCACA GACACAAAAGGACTCTTTTATAGATGATCGCGAATTCAGTGAATTATATGCACCAGTTTATATGAATTTTGCATGTTATTTCTGTGGTGTTCTAGCTGCCATCGTTTATGATGAAATTTCATCAcaacaatataaattatataaaaataaattatttcaatGCTTTTGGTATGCGCTTATTCCACTTGGTATTTTGTGGCTGTTTTCATCACATCCGATTTATCAAAATTACTATGACGAACATTCACATTTTTGGCGTAGTATTTATGCTGCCTTACATCGCAATACCTGGGGTTTAGGTTTGGGTATTTTTGTTGTTGGCATTGCATGCAAAGTGGGAG GTTTATTCCGCAAGTTTGCTTGTTTGCCAATATTTCGTGTTTTGGGCCGGCTCACCTATGGTGCTTTTATGATCCATGTTTTTGTGTCGCGCATAATGTTGGGCACATTGAGAACGCCACTTTTTTTTGGTCCTGAAATTATG TTCTCTTTCATTCTTTCCACTTTAGTCTTGTCTTACTTGCTCTCATTGATGTTAGCGGTTCTAGTTGAATTGCCTACATCTGCCTTGCTGAAGCTGATACGCTGA